A stretch of [Clostridium] innocuum DNA encodes these proteins:
- a CDS encoding ECF transporter S component — MKSKKTQYMSIMAMFLAIQIILVVTPLGYLPIGPISATTMHIPVIIAGIALGKKAGAQLGFVFGLTSVLNATFRPTLTSFCFSPFVTIGGIGGNWMSLLIAFVPRILLGYLAGLIYEKLYRKGINENVGIIAGALTGAITNTVLVLGGIYLFFGSAYADAIKVAYDTLIAVLLGVVATNGIAEAILGAVATLLVCKAIRPITRKFN, encoded by the coding sequence ATGAAATCGAAAAAAACGCAGTACATGTCCATCATGGCCATGTTTTTGGCTATCCAGATCATACTGGTAGTCACACCCCTGGGTTATCTGCCAATCGGACCGATCAGCGCGACGACCATGCATATACCCGTCATCATTGCCGGGATAGCACTCGGTAAAAAGGCAGGTGCACAGCTGGGCTTTGTATTCGGACTGACCAGTGTGCTTAATGCGACATTCCGTCCGACACTGACATCATTCTGCTTTTCCCCCTTTGTAACGATTGGCGGAATCGGCGGAAACTGGATGAGTTTGCTTATCGCCTTTGTGCCAAGGATTCTGCTGGGATATCTTGCCGGTCTTATTTATGAAAAGCTGTACAGGAAGGGGATTAACGAAAATGTTGGAATCATCGCCGGAGCATTAACCGGGGCAATTACCAATACCGTTCTGGTGCTTGGTGGTATTTACCTGTTTTTTGGGAGTGCTTATGCGGATGCCATCAAGGTTGCTTACGATACCTTGATCGCAGTTCTGCTTGGCGTTGTGGCAACCAATGGAATTGCCGAGGCGATTTTAGGAGCGGTTGCGACCCTGCTGGTATGTAAGGCAATCAGGCCGATCACCAGAAAATTTAATTAA
- a CDS encoding sugar ABC transporter permease, with amino-acid sequence MLSFRTHREHISKLMYYQLHRTGKIYALFAVTLIALPLITIMLKDISYFQRGYYNEFLLNPTCALTFPLLVFLWLLYSVFDLKRLHWKYNVQDRELILPVSRLDLIISNVLFTLLSLYALYVLQSIVYYAGYQLYEMKSPQQLLHNGFFLSMTRTQHYTGMFLPLSISGYLTQLLYSVLMSLFVVCIGRFGFRKNKIALFMIVLYVLFPIVFYFLGMNMSLAIGEEPTGFTLQLLKFYEVFVYKGWYRLYLCILGAVMMAGLYRKTRKSAW; translated from the coding sequence ATGTTGAGCTTCCGGACGCATAGAGAGCATATTTCCAAGCTGATGTACTATCAGCTTCACCGCACAGGCAAAATCTACGCCTTGTTTGCTGTAACCTTGATTGCACTGCCGCTGATTACGATCATGCTGAAGGATATAAGCTATTTTCAGAGAGGCTATTATAATGAATTTCTTTTAAATCCGACATGTGCACTTACCTTTCCACTCCTTGTGTTCCTGTGGCTGCTGTATTCTGTATTTGATTTAAAGCGGCTGCACTGGAAATACAATGTACAGGACAGAGAGCTGATTCTTCCGGTTTCACGACTGGATTTGATTATTTCAAATGTGTTGTTCACCCTGCTGAGTCTGTATGCACTGTACGTATTGCAGAGCATTGTCTATTATGCAGGCTATCAGCTATATGAAATGAAATCGCCGCAGCAGCTGTTACATAACGGATTTTTCCTATCCATGACGCGTACGCAGCATTATACCGGTATGTTTCTTCCTTTGAGCATCAGCGGGTATCTGACGCAGCTGCTGTACAGTGTTCTGATGTCCCTGTTTGTCGTATGTATCGGAAGGTTCGGCTTCCGTAAAAATAAAATTGCTCTGTTCATGATTGTGCTGTATGTGCTGTTTCCAATTGTGTTTTATTTTCTCGGTATGAACATGTCACTGGCGATTGGTGAGGAGCCGACCGGATTCACACTGCAGCTATTGAAGTTTTATGAAGTGTTCGTTTATAAGGGTTGGTACCGCCTGTATCTGTGTATACTGGGGGCAGTCATGATGGCAGGTCTGTATCGGAAAACACGAAAAAGTGCATGGTAG
- the rpiA gene encoding ribose-5-phosphate isomerase RpiA: MSCCSAITTPGHMPMSELEELKRRSAQRAAAYVRDHMVLGLGTGSTVRWLIEELGRHTDKQHLQVVSSSLASKLLAQQAGLCVVEPDVIDHIDLVIDGVDQIDSRKQAIKGGGGALVREKILAEAAEQVIWIMDAGKRVETIEDYTLPIELVPFSHPFVRRTLTNRGYDAILRMQQDSAFITDNGNLILDVRIPASRPIQEAHDELVHIAGVVETGYFHMEAMCITAETTDVTIW, encoded by the coding sequence ATGAGCTGCTGCAGCGCCATCACCACACCTGGTCACATGCCGATGTCTGAGCTGGAGGAGTTAAAACGGCGCAGTGCACAAAGGGCTGCAGCCTATGTGCGAGATCATATGGTGCTTGGTCTGGGGACAGGAAGTACGGTTCGCTGGCTGATTGAGGAGCTGGGCAGACATACAGACAAACAGCATCTTCAGGTCGTTTCCTCCTCTCTTGCCTCTAAGCTGCTGGCTCAGCAGGCAGGTCTTTGCGTGGTGGAACCGGATGTCATCGATCACATTGATCTCGTGATTGACGGTGTCGATCAGATCGATTCACGGAAGCAGGCAATCAAGGGCGGCGGCGGTGCGCTTGTCCGTGAAAAGATACTCGCCGAGGCGGCAGAGCAGGTAATCTGGATCATGGATGCAGGTAAGCGTGTGGAAACAATTGAGGATTATACGCTTCCGATTGAGCTTGTACCGTTTTCCCATCCCTTTGTGCGGCGGACACTGACGAATCGGGGATATGATGCAATACTGCGAATGCAGCAGGACAGCGCTTTTATCACAGATAACGGAAACCTTATACTGGATGTGCGCATACCGGCATCCCGCCCGATTCAGGAGGCTCATGATGAGCTTGTGCATATCGCAGGCGTTGTGGAAACCGGCTATTTTCATATGGAGGCTATGTGTATAACAGCAGAAACAACAGATGTTACCATCTGGTAA
- a CDS encoding GNAT family N-acetyltransferase — MERKAFTVLSLREQPQLLKVAAQWFHSKWQIPCQAYEDSMQECITSTAFIPQWYVILDSSGTIIAGAGLIANDFHERKELTPNVCALYVENAWRGNGYARTLLDHIRREAGSEGLSRLYLITDHTVFYEVCGWEYLSLIREDSGDSIRMYTAKTL; from the coding sequence ATGGAAAGGAAAGCTTTTACGGTGCTCTCCCTGCGTGAACAGCCGCAGCTTCTTAAGGTGGCAGCACAATGGTTTCACAGCAAATGGCAGATTCCCTGTCAGGCTTATGAGGATAGCATGCAGGAGTGTATTACAAGTACTGCCTTCATTCCGCAATGGTATGTAATTCTGGATTCATCAGGAACAATCATCGCCGGTGCAGGACTGATAGCCAATGATTTTCATGAGCGTAAAGAATTAACGCCAAATGTATGTGCCTTGTATGTAGAGAATGCGTGGCGGGGCAACGGATATGCAAGGACGCTGCTAGATCACATTCGCAGGGAGGCAGGCAGCGAAGGGCTTTCACGGCTTTATCTCATCACTGACCACACCGTATTTTATGAAGTCTGCGGATGGGAATATCTATCCTTGATCAGGGAGGACAGCGGCGATTCTATCCGGATGTATACCGCCAAAACTCTATAA
- the zwf gene encoding glucose-6-phosphate dehydrogenase, with amino-acid sequence MKQLTFTIFGGTGDLTFRKLLPALYNLQAQSKLEEDFSIVIIGRRDYDHAGYCEEAAGWIKQYARLPYRIDEFERFARRIHYVQMDFTGLENYERLNAFYKEQHLHNHVFYFAVAPRFFAVIAKGLEQVEKACTGKVIIEKPFGEDLESARVLNEDLERFFTKERMFHIDHYLGKEMVRNMQAIRFMNPIFQDVWNAKYIEHVQISAMETVGVENRGGYYDQSGALKDMVQNHLFQILSITAMEQPSSFFGEDMHQKQLDVLHALRPVEQLDMKDSVVLGQYFHYQKEDRVADDSMTETYAALRLFVDNERWRDVPFYIRTGKKLKEREMEVVITFKKTNPDVAANVLLIRIQPTEGVYFQFNIKKPGDSDEIEVTSMDFCQSCSDANRINTPEAYERLLAAAVQGDASWFSQWDQIESSWNYVEQLRQRYRRERLPLATYMAGSAGPKEADELLQRHHHTWSHADV; translated from the coding sequence ATGAAGCAGCTGACCTTTACCATATTCGGGGGAACCGGCGATCTGACCTTTCGCAAGCTGCTGCCTGCACTGTATAATCTGCAGGCGCAAAGTAAGCTGGAAGAGGACTTCTCCATTGTGATCATCGGACGCAGAGACTATGATCATGCCGGTTATTGCGAAGAGGCTGCAGGATGGATCAAGCAGTATGCCCGTCTTCCCTACCGCATTGATGAATTTGAGCGCTTTGCCAGACGGATCCATTATGTGCAGATGGATTTTACAGGGCTGGAAAATTACGAAAGGCTGAATGCGTTTTACAAAGAACAGCATTTGCACAATCATGTCTTTTACTTCGCCGTTGCCCCGCGCTTCTTTGCGGTGATAGCAAAAGGTTTGGAACAGGTGGAAAAGGCCTGTACGGGAAAGGTCATCATTGAAAAGCCGTTTGGAGAAGATCTGGAATCTGCCAGAGTTCTGAATGAGGATTTGGAACGCTTCTTCACAAAAGAGCGGATGTTCCATATCGATCATTACCTGGGAAAAGAAATGGTGCGCAATATGCAGGCAATCCGTTTTATGAATCCAATTTTTCAGGATGTATGGAATGCTAAGTATATCGAGCATGTGCAGATCAGCGCCATGGAGACGGTCGGGGTGGAAAACCGCGGCGGCTATTATGATCAAAGCGGTGCATTAAAGGATATGGTGCAGAATCATCTGTTTCAGATTTTGAGCATAACAGCCATGGAACAGCCTTCCTCCTTCTTCGGTGAGGATATGCATCAGAAGCAGCTTGATGTTCTGCATGCCCTTCGTCCGGTGGAACAGCTGGATATGAAGGACAGTGTTGTGCTCGGACAGTATTTTCATTACCAAAAGGAGGATCGTGTGGCGGATGATTCCATGACGGAAACCTATGCGGCACTGCGCCTGTTTGTGGATAATGAGCGCTGGAGGGATGTACCGTTTTACATCCGTACGGGTAAGAAACTGAAGGAGCGTGAGATGGAGGTTGTCATCACCTTTAAAAAGACCAATCCGGATGTGGCAGCCAATGTTCTTTTGATTCGCATTCAGCCTACAGAGGGTGTGTATTTTCAGTTCAATATCAAAAAGCCGGGAGACAGTGATGAAATCGAAGTAACCAGTATGGATTTCTGTCAGAGCTGCTCTGATGCGAACCGCATCAACACACCGGAGGCCTATGAGCGTCTGCTGGCAGCGGCTGTACAGGGGGATGCTTCCTGGTTCTCACAATGGGATCAGATTGAAAGCAGCTGGAATTATGTGGAACAGCTGCGTCAGCGCTATCGCAGGGAGCGCCTGCCGCTTGCCACCTATATGGCGGGCAGTGCCGGTCCGAAGGAAGCGGATGAGCTGCTGCAGCGCCATCACCACACCTGGTCACATGCCGATGTCTGA
- a CDS encoding GntR family transcriptional regulator codes for MNVFSDLKLNSKTSVYLQIIQHVKRKILNKSIIAYTPLPSRRELASLLSINPNTVQKSYKLMEEEGILRTISNVKSVVYVDEQIMERLQQEMIQETVDDFIANCRECGLPFQKVVAILSTRWDI; via the coding sequence ATGAACGTATTCAGCGATCTGAAGCTCAATAGTAAAACCAGCGTTTATCTTCAAATCATCCAGCATGTCAAGCGTAAAATTCTGAATAAAAGTATTATTGCTTATACGCCGCTGCCGTCACGAAGAGAGCTGGCGTCCTTACTGTCCATCAACCCGAACACGGTGCAGAAGTCGTATAAGCTGATGGAGGAGGAAGGAATCCTGCGGACAATCAGCAATGTGAAAAGCGTTGTATACGTTGATGAGCAAATCATGGAACGCCTGCAGCAGGAAATGATACAGGAAACCGTGGATGATTTTATCGCCAACTGCCGCGAATGCGGGCTGCCGTTTCAAAAGGTGGTAGCCATTCTGAGCACACGCTGGGACATCTGA
- the gndA gene encoding NADP-dependent phosphogluconate dehydrogenase — protein MRTNNIGMVGLAVMGRSLALNMADHGYKVGGYNRSYAVTEHMLEAWPHENFTGYSTLEELVASLEKPRKVMLMVKAGKAVDAIIEQLIPLLEQGDIILDGGNSFFEDTIRREAYLKGKGLHYFGVGISGGEDGARFGPSIMPGGNKAAYEEIRPILEAVAARAEDGTPCCTYIGENGAGHYVKMVHNGIEYADMQLIAEAYLLLKHVGHFDNAQLAEIFSEYQKGELNSFLIHITSDIFREQDDKGGKELVDCIRDAAQQKGTGRWTSIEALKQGVDVSMIAAAGNTRVMSNNENRKAAEEQYPHVEIAEISNPDAFKEEVRQGLYAAKIIAYAQGFDLLKQASASYGWELPLGKIASIFRAGCIIQAKFLNDITRAYEQQADLSHLLLDSFFQERVVSYEKNLRQIGAQAILSGIPVPAMANAISYLDLFCATHVGANLIQAQRDYFGAHTFERVDEEGSFHHEWRRWA, from the coding sequence ATGAGAACGAACAATATTGGTATGGTAGGTCTGGCTGTCATGGGCAGAAGCCTTGCATTGAACATGGCAGATCACGGATATAAGGTAGGCGGCTATAACCGCAGCTATGCGGTGACAGAGCATATGCTGGAAGCTTGGCCGCATGAGAATTTCACTGGGTATTCCACGCTGGAGGAGCTGGTTGCATCGCTGGAAAAGCCGCGTAAGGTCATGCTGATGGTAAAGGCGGGTAAAGCGGTGGATGCCATCATAGAGCAGTTGATTCCATTGCTGGAGCAGGGTGACATCATACTGGATGGCGGTAATTCCTTCTTCGAGGATACCATTCGAAGAGAGGCGTATCTGAAAGGAAAGGGACTGCATTATTTCGGTGTGGGTATCTCCGGAGGTGAGGATGGTGCGCGCTTTGGACCGAGCATCATGCCCGGAGGAAACAAAGCAGCCTATGAGGAAATCCGTCCGATTCTGGAGGCTGTCGCAGCACGGGCAGAGGATGGCACACCCTGCTGCACCTACATTGGAGAAAATGGTGCCGGACATTATGTGAAAATGGTGCATAACGGTATTGAGTATGCGGATATGCAGCTGATTGCAGAGGCGTATCTGCTATTGAAGCATGTCGGACATTTCGATAATGCGCAGCTGGCAGAAATATTCAGTGAATATCAAAAGGGAGAGCTGAACAGCTTTCTGATTCACATCACATCCGATATTTTCCGCGAACAGGACGATAAAGGTGGCAAGGAGCTGGTAGACTGTATCCGGGATGCTGCACAGCAGAAGGGTACCGGGCGCTGGACAAGCATCGAAGCCCTGAAGCAGGGTGTGGATGTTTCCATGATTGCAGCTGCCGGAAATACCCGTGTAATGTCGAATAATGAAAACAGAAAAGCAGCTGAGGAACAGTATCCGCATGTTGAAATTGCAGAGATTTCCAATCCGGATGCCTTTAAAGAGGAGGTTCGTCAGGGCTTATATGCGGCAAAAATCATTGCCTATGCACAGGGCTTTGATCTGCTGAAGCAGGCAAGTGCTTCCTATGGCTGGGAGCTTCCGTTGGGAAAAATCGCGTCAATCTTCCGTGCCGGCTGCATTATACAGGCAAAATTTTTAAATGATATCACCAGAGCATATGAACAACAGGCGGATCTTTCGCATCTCTTGCTGGATAGCTTCTTTCAGGAACGTGTGGTATCCTATGAAAAGAATTTGCGGCAGATCGGTGCGCAGGCAATCCTGAGCGGTATCCCGGTTCCGGCGATGGCCAACGCCATCAGCTATCTGGACCTGTTTTGTGCAACGCATGTCGGAGCCAATCTGATTCAGGCACAGCGTGATTATTTCGGTGCGCATACCTTTGAGCGTGTGGATGAGGAAGGCAGCTTTCACCATGAATGGAGGCGGTGGGCATGA
- a CDS encoding P1 family peptidase, with protein MKEIKITDIKGFQVGQAENQKAGTGCTVILCRDGAVAGVDVRGGGPATRETDLLHPINMVQKIHAVMLSGGSAYGLDAASGAMQYLEEHGAGFDMQVAKVPIVCGASLFDLSVGDAHVRPDKEMGYAACVDAENDTVLEGNHGAGTGASVGKLLGFEHAMKSGIGTCGIQVGDLQVAAIVAVNACGNVVDYETNELLAGVYDSHSGSVLKAQDVLFQQMDALRKLPEGNTTIGCIVTNAKLDKAQCTKIAGIAHNGYARAIHPVHTMSDGDSIFVLSSGEVEVMADAVGMLATEMMAKAIKRAVLHAESAYGLPAHSDVICK; from the coding sequence ATGAAGGAAATAAAAATTACAGATATCAAAGGCTTTCAGGTTGGGCAGGCAGAGAATCAGAAGGCGGGGACAGGTTGTACCGTTATCCTATGCAGAGATGGCGCAGTTGCGGGAGTCGATGTCAGAGGCGGTGGGCCGGCTACCAGAGAAACCGATCTTCTGCATCCGATCAATATGGTACAGAAAATTCATGCTGTAATGCTGAGCGGAGGCAGTGCCTACGGTCTTGATGCTGCCAGTGGTGCCATGCAGTATCTGGAAGAACACGGTGCAGGCTTTGACATGCAGGTAGCCAAGGTTCCTATTGTCTGTGGTGCGAGCTTGTTCGATTTGTCCGTTGGCGATGCACATGTCCGGCCGGATAAGGAAATGGGCTATGCGGCATGCGTGGACGCAGAAAATGATACGGTATTAGAAGGAAATCACGGGGCGGGGACAGGAGCGAGCGTTGGAAAGCTGCTGGGCTTTGAGCATGCTATGAAAAGTGGTATCGGAACCTGCGGTATACAGGTTGGTGACCTGCAGGTTGCTGCTATCGTAGCTGTAAATGCCTGTGGAAATGTAGTGGATTATGAAACAAATGAGCTGCTGGCGGGTGTTTATGATTCCCATAGCGGATCAGTTTTAAAGGCACAGGATGTTCTGTTTCAACAAATGGATGCTCTGCGAAAGCTGCCGGAAGGCAATACGACAATCGGCTGTATTGTGACAAATGCAAAGCTTGATAAGGCGCAGTGTACCAAGATTGCAGGAATTGCACATAATGGCTATGCGAGAGCGATTCATCCGGTACATACCATGAGTGATGGAGATTCTATATTTGTACTCAGCAGTGGTGAGGTTGAGGTTATGGCTGATGCTGTCGGTATGCTTGCGACAGAAATGATGGCAAAGGCGATCAAACGCGCGGTTTTACACGCAGAATCAGCTTATGGGCTACCAGCCCATAGTGATGTAATATGCAAATAA
- a CDS encoding ABC transporter ATP-binding protein, producing the protein MLHMEHLTKDYGNGQGVFDICLDCEKGQIIGLVGSNGSGKTTLIKTILQLLPYQEGTIQWKEQAIKDIFEDIAYITDTLSFLPDMSPKAYGAFLKDFYPRFNGNRYDRILQHFEIDSRKKLKKMSAGQKLKVEIAAGFSQGAHLLLLDEPFSNLDVFSKQDSVKMLLSLLNDEETVLISSHDIDDIDQVIDRAVVLRRGRIVQDVVMEELHEQGISLKECLNDIEKYDPNRVNLLFEEGSESHVELPDA; encoded by the coding sequence ATGCTGCATATGGAACATCTTACAAAGGATTACGGAAACGGTCAGGGGGTATTCGATATCTGTCTGGATTGTGAAAAGGGACAGATCATCGGTTTGGTGGGAAGCAACGGAAGCGGTAAAACAACGCTGATAAAAACGATTTTGCAGCTTCTGCCCTATCAGGAGGGAACGATACAGTGGAAGGAACAGGCAATCAAGGATATCTTTGAGGATATCGCCTATATCACGGATACATTAAGCTTTTTACCGGATATGAGTCCGAAGGCCTATGGCGCCTTTCTAAAGGATTTCTATCCGCGTTTCAACGGCAACCGCTATGACCGCATTCTCCAGCATTTTGAAATTGACAGCCGCAAGAAGCTGAAGAAAATGTCTGCCGGTCAGAAGCTGAAGGTGGAAATCGCCGCCGGATTCTCACAGGGGGCACATCTGCTGTTGCTGGATGAGCCGTTTTCCAATCTGGATGTTTTCTCAAAGCAGGATTCCGTCAAGATGCTGCTGAGTCTGTTGAATGACGAGGAAACCGTGCTGATATCCTCCCATGATATCGATGATATCGATCAGGTCATCGACCGTGCGGTGGTATTGCGTCGGGGCAGAATTGTACAGGATGTGGTCATGGAGGAACTTCATGAGCAGGGAATCTCCTTGAAGGAATGCTTAAACGATATCGAAAAATATGATCCAAACCGCGTGAATCTGTTGTTTGAGGAAGGAAGTGAGTCACATGTTGAGCTTCCGGACGCATAG
- a CDS encoding Rpn family recombination-promoting nuclease/putative transposase — MSDATNQLNYSNDLFFKYTLSREDEGSVYARNTIIERVTGIRVKESTVLNPNLDPGIIGKKRIILDVHVKDEQNRHFNIEMQTTYKGLAEMMRFEFYGARALNNQLNSGKKYRDLKPVYQIIFIDEYAWNNRNLINHYQMRNEQGENESYYPLILRTYIHMPAINDIVKEKEMQRLNDFEQLIYLFENNEKNDILKSKERLVKVFMDKYEEMQKDDELWSTAMAIQMGEARYRYGLEDSYEEGMKEGIMKGKEEGKIEGEKVGIHKGRIEGKISLLLQLLDSKYHEDCSVWLFSLNNEQIENVSSLILTCNTLQELKDQVMISQ; from the coding sequence ATGTCAGATGCAACAAATCAACTCAACTACAGTAACGATCTATTTTTTAAGTACACCCTTTCCCGTGAGGATGAAGGCTCTGTGTACGCCCGCAACACCATCATTGAGCGTGTTACCGGAATCAGGGTAAAGGAAAGCACCGTGCTCAATCCCAATCTGGATCCAGGCATCATTGGAAAGAAGCGCATCATTCTGGATGTTCATGTGAAGGATGAACAAAATCGCCATTTCAATATCGAGATGCAGACGACCTACAAGGGATTAGCAGAAATGATGCGATTTGAATTTTACGGTGCCAGAGCATTGAACAATCAGCTCAACAGTGGTAAGAAGTACAGGGATTTAAAGCCGGTATATCAGATTATTTTTATTGACGAATATGCATGGAACAACAGAAATCTGATCAATCACTATCAGATGCGCAATGAGCAGGGAGAGAATGAAAGCTACTATCCGCTCATCCTTCGTACCTATATTCATATGCCGGCAATCAATGACATCGTAAAGGAGAAGGAAATGCAGAGGCTGAATGACTTTGAACAGCTGATATACCTGTTTGAAAATAATGAAAAAAATGATATACTGAAGTCAAAGGAAAGGCTGGTGAAGGTATTCATGGATAAGTACGAGGAAATGCAGAAGGATGACGAGCTGTGGTCAACCGCAATGGCGATTCAAATGGGAGAGGCACGTTACCGCTATGGCTTGGAAGACAGCTATGAAGAGGGGATGAAAGAAGGAATCATGAAAGGGAAAGAAGAAGGTAAAATTGAAGGAGAGAAAGTTGGTATACACAAAGGTAGAATAGAAGGAAAGATATCACTGCTGCTCCAGCTGCTGGATAGTAAATACCATGAGGATTGCTCAGTCTGGCTATTTTCTTTGAACAATGAACAGATAGAGAATGTATCCAGCTTGATACTGACATGTAATACATTGCAGGAGCTAAAGGATCAGGTTATGATTAGCCAATAA